In Anaerobacillus isosaccharinicus, one genomic interval encodes:
- a CDS encoding bifunctional helix-turn-helix transcriptional regulator/GNAT family N-acetyltransferase, protein MQSTSSSVFEVRKFNRFYTNVLGLLKQQLYDSPLSLTEIRILFEIKSTSNCTAKVLQEELGLDSGYVSRILNRFEEQNMICKKKCKKDGRTYIIHLTETGEKLYQDLDNESNRHIEFLLRNIDISNQQKLIEAMKTIEMILSENLKQTETLISIRDNYTAEDKELIIEKQRAFYADNFGFDETFLGYLHETFEANIEKIWIAEVNGEFAGCIGLVEKNEKIAQLRWFFVEPLIRGKKVGTQLIRTLLDYCVEKKYEQISLETISKLTTARRLYSKFGFELIEAKEQFIWGQEILDEQWNLKLI, encoded by the coding sequence ATGCAATCGACTAGCTCAAGCGTATTTGAAGTTAGAAAGTTTAATCGTTTTTATACCAATGTTCTTGGTTTACTCAAGCAGCAATTATATGATAGTCCTCTTTCTTTAACAGAAATACGAATTTTATTTGAGATTAAAAGTACTAGTAATTGTACAGCAAAGGTATTGCAAGAAGAGCTAGGTTTAGATAGTGGGTATGTGAGTAGAATACTAAATCGTTTTGAAGAACAAAATATGATCTGTAAAAAGAAATGCAAAAAAGATGGTCGTACTTATATTATTCATCTAACAGAAACAGGAGAAAAACTCTATCAGGATTTGGATAATGAATCCAATCGGCATATTGAATTTCTACTTAGAAATATAGATATCAGCAATCAACAAAAGCTTATCGAAGCAATGAAAACCATTGAAATGATTTTGTCGGAAAACCTTAAACAAACAGAAACACTTATTTCCATAAGGGACAATTATACTGCTGAAGATAAAGAGCTTATCATTGAAAAACAAAGAGCATTTTATGCAGATAATTTTGGGTTTGATGAAACATTTCTAGGCTATCTTCACGAAACCTTTGAAGCAAATATAGAAAAAATTTGGATTGCAGAAGTCAATGGAGAATTTGCTGGCTGTATTGGTTTAGTGGAGAAAAATGAAAAGATTGCTCAGTTAAGGTGGTTCTTTGTTGAACCCTTAATCAGAGGGAAAAAAGTAGGCACACAATTAATTCGTACTCTACTTGATTATTGTGTAGAAAAAAAATATGAACAAATATCATTAGAGACGATAAGTAAATTAACAACTGCTAGACGGCTATATAGTAAATTTGGATTTGAACTTATTGAAGCAAAAGAACAATTCATATGGGGACAAGAAATTCTGGATGAACAGTGGAATTTAAAATTGATTTAA